A region of the Flavobacteriaceae bacterium MAR_2010_188 genome:
AAATTAAGGTCGAAGACAAATTTGTCCTTATCGGTATTCATATTAAACCTCAGACTATCAATTTCTATACTGCTATAATTTATATGTGGAGCAGAGATAGCGGCCGTGAGCTTGCGTTCCTTTTGACGAAAATCCATATCTATATTCATCGTGTCTAAATCGGTAAGATTCACAAAGAACACTTCGCTCAAAATGGGTGCTTGCGCAATCCTACCTTTTAATTTCACATTAACGGGATTTTCGATGGTGTCTGCAATGATAACATCCCGATAAAAATAACTATAGATATGTTGTTGCAGGGCAGTAGAAAATGTTTGCGGATCGGTGTTAGATTGAAGGTTAAAATCTATCAATTTATTCTTTACGTTTACCGAGGTTGTATCAGCTCTAACATGCGCCATAGCATTAATGTCTCCCAACAAATACGTTTTATCATCATAAACCACGACGCCGTCATCGACTGAAGCCTTAAAGTCGTAGCTAGTTAAGTTGCCTTTAAAATCTGCAACCAAGGTAAAACCGGTTCTTATATCTCTTCTAGAAAAACCTAGACCTTGTAAATCGGCCCCGACCAGATTAAGTTTTATTTGCGCTTCTGGTGCAATAGAATCCAAAATCACATAAGATTCCAAGTCGAGATTTAAGTTTTGATCCTTGTATTTAGAGGATACAATACCCTTCCCATTTTTTATAGAACCGTTGATTTTTAAATCTTTTATGGCATAAGAATTCAGTTGAAAACTATCAATTACCGCTTCTACCTCTGCATCTAGATGATTAATGTCAGTACCTTGACCTTTTGCATTTAGGGTAACACTGATGGGGCCAAGCTGTTCGTTATTCAAAAATTCTTGAAGTTGAAATTGTTTAATCTGCACGTTACCATCGAAAGCAATATCGTTACCAGACCTAAACGTTCCATCGATGCTGGCAACACCTTGAGAAGTGTTGATATTCATTGATGTATTTATTGAGGTTGGCGAACCACTGATACTTCCTTTAGCGGTTATTTCTTTTGGCAGATTAATCCCCATACCTGTAGTATCCACAAATTGTACAATATCACTTTCTATCGTTTTCGCATATAAATTTGGTATATTGAAGCTAATTCTGTCAGGATCCATCGCACTTTCGATGCTCCCCGAGGCTGAAATCTGGGTGGTATTCCCCCAATTTACAGTGGCATTGCTAAGATTTATAGAAGACATATAGCCAGAAGCATTGATGCTTCCTGTCAATGGTTTCTTCGCAAAACTTAGCATATAAGGATTTTTACGGAGCTCAGGTTGAAATTTAAAAATCTCGTTGACGTCAAATCTAAATCGGTCGATGTTGGCATCGATTTTAGATTCTTCAGGTTTTTCAATTAAAGCGTTTAAGGAAGGATATTCCATAGAGAGATTACCATTCACAAAATTTCCGTTGAAGACTAAATCTAGTCCATCAACATTTAGATTGGTGTCATCGATTTTGGCATTAACTGCGAACCGTGAAAGATTAATACCAGAAATCTCATTAAAAGTGGCAGAAGAGAGATTTAGAGTTGCAGAATTATCGCCAATCCTAAATTCTTTTGCCTGTAAATCCAGGTCAGTTAAAGCGAAGGCGTTAGGATTAAAGGCATTTTCACTCGGTTCTGCATCGCCGACCAAATAAGTGAAAGAGTTATTGGTGAAATCGATATTTTTCAGGGATAATCTTATGGCTGGCCAACTGAATTGTTGGATATCCTGTTTAACTTCATCCGTTACCTTTTCTAAGGCCTCGGTCACCGCATTGACTTCGGTTTCGGTGTGGATCAGGATTTCGGAATTCTTTAAAGTCGCAGTATCGATTATAAAAGAACTTTCAACCAAATTAATTTCCGGAATCTCTGCGTAAAGTTCGTCGAGGTCTAGCTCTACCAACATCCGCTCGGTATTGGATTCAAAATTTAGATATACATTTTTAAGATCCACCGTTTCCACCGAGAATTTTGGCAGAGGAACTTCTTCTTCCGAAACGTACAGAGGTGGCTTTTGAAGGATATTTATCTTGGCATCGGTAATTTTTAGTTCAGATGCAGCGAAGGTCATGGTTTCTAGATCGGTTTCCTCCATATTAAGTTGAAGGTCTTGGGCGATGTATCGACTTTGAATACCGGTTACGTCATCATTATAAACAACGTCGATATTCTTTAATCTAAAATCTCCTAGGATGATCTTCTGGCTAGCAGTAGAATCGGCAGGGGTCGCAACCGCAGTAGAATCGGTTGTGGCAAACGCATCGGCTAAAAACTGAAAGTTAAAACCGTTGATGGTGTCTTTTCGGATAAAATTTGCTCGAAGGCCATCTAGGTCAATGGCATCAATAACAATATCCTTTCCCTTTATTATTGGCCCAAAGGGTATGTCGGCCTCCATTTCTTTTACGTAAACAAGGGTATCGCCTTTTTTGTCTTCTAAGTACAGGCCTTCTAAAGCAATATCTCCGGCGAAAGTAACAAAGAGACTTTCTACCTCTACTTTAGTATTTGTTTCGTTGGAAATATAAGAAACAACCTTATTTACAATGATATCTTGGCCCCAAGGACTTCTGATGAATAAAATAAGTAAAACGAAAAAGATAAGTATCCCTAAAAAAATCCGACCAAGTATACGTAAAGATTTGGGGATTTTGGAGCGACTTTTCTTTTTACTATCGTCTTTTTTTTTTTCTTCGTTCACGATATGGAGGTACAATTTTCAAATTTATTACAAATTATCAATCAGTATTAACTTATTAGGGATTTTATTTGAAGGCAAAAATCTCAATATTAAATGATTGATATTGTATAATTTTTGGGAGGTTTATATATTTGAAAAAAAATTGATATTTCTTCTGTTCTATTAATAGAAGACTATATTCACCTATAAGTATATTGTTGTTTAGGCAATTAGACTTACTAATTAAAGTAGCGTGAAATAATTTAAAACTAAAACCTATGCTGAGAAAAGAAAATAATGAAAAAGAAGTTGTTTTTGAGCTTACCTATTGCTCGCTCGCAAAGTCTGGCGTTACCCAAAAAACACTTGAGCAAATCCTAAGAGAAGCTAGAGAATTTAACGGCGATAATAAAATTACTGGTTGCCTACTTTATCATGAAGGAGAATTTGTTCAGATTTTGGAAGGGGAGAAAGAAACAGTAAAAAAACTTTACCAAAGAATATGTAATGATGCGAGGCATACTGATATAAGCCTTTTGTCAGAAGGAATTAAGGACAGCCGTTTTTTTGATAATTGGGATATGGCTTTTTCTGAATTAGCTGATCTGGAAGCACATATTATTGATAAGAAATATTTCGAAAAGAATTTAATACTCCTTTCCGAAATGGTTTTAAAACCAACACGAACCGCCCGAATATTTTGGTCTAAGGTGCGTCTAATTATGGAAAAGAGTAGGGGTACCGGTAAGGAATCCCCAATCTGCGCATTTTTTTTAGGCTCACCTACGTCGAATTAGAATCTTAAAAAAAATCCCAATCAAAGATCGGGATTTTTTTTGTGGAATCTCATTGAGCTATTTTGCTTGGTTATTATTAATTGATTCTATTTTTTGGAAATTCTATTTTAATTTGATCTCCCGTATCAAGTAGATCCAGTTCTGCAGCCTTAAATATTTTATAGGCCTTGAATTGAGCTGCGAAATCTTCCTTAATTATATTATCCTTAAATGTTATAAAATCTTTCTGACCATTGGGATACATCTCGAGTATAAATTGATCTCCTTTATGCATGCCACTTCTGTAGCGCTTGTAATAGCTCCAAGCTTCATAATTTATAAAGTATGGAATATTAGAA
Encoded here:
- a CDS encoding Sensors of blue-light using FAD produces the protein MLRKENNEKEVVFELTYCSLAKSGVTQKTLEQILREAREFNGDNKITGCLLYHEGEFVQILEGEKETVKKLYQRICNDARHTDISLLSEGIKDSRFFDNWDMAFSELADLEAHIIDKKYFEKNLILLSEMVLKPTRTARIFWSKVRLIMEKSRGTGKESPICAFFLGSPTSN